In one Arenibacter antarcticus genomic region, the following are encoded:
- a CDS encoding GMC oxidoreductase: MKNNTYDAIVIGSGITGGWAAKELTEKGLGTLVLERGKEVQHPEGYTNTYKAPWDFKNFGAVSLEDKKAYHIQSKKYNFNTASKPFFVNDLEHPYTHPEDKPYRWFRGYQTGGRSLIWGRGAYRFSDLDFEANLKDGMGVDWPIRYKDLEPWYDYVERFIGVCGSKENIHHFPDGQFLPPFEMNRAEKVIKQRLESHYKTRKLIPNRAAHLTQVKPGQFKGRSQCMTRNMCHTGCPFGAYFSSNSSTLPAAQDTGKMTLKSNSIVISLIYNESNNRVSGVRVMDGSTKEVTEYFARVVFLCASTIASTGLLLNSKSESFPNGLGNSSGVLGHYLMDHHKNISSSGTLEGHLDSIYKGNRPTSVALPRFRNVDGNKMDFLRGYGMWGSAHRVGVNPDKDGVGVDFKNSLAIPGPWKMSLLAYGECLPYYENKVELDQELTDQWGLPLIRISAEFGDNEMKMREDMKEQAKEVLEVAGLKEVKVSEGPSIQGDSVHEMGTARMGRDPKTSFLNAYNQSHDIPNLFVTDGSCMSSSSYMSPSLTYMALTARACDYAVKQMKDNIF, from the coding sequence ATGAAGAATAATACATACGATGCTATTGTTATTGGGTCTGGCATTACCGGAGGATGGGCCGCTAAGGAGTTAACGGAAAAAGGGCTTGGAACCCTTGTTTTGGAAAGGGGGAAGGAAGTTCAACATCCTGAAGGTTATACAAATACGTATAAGGCCCCATGGGACTTTAAAAACTTTGGAGCGGTTTCACTTGAGGACAAAAAGGCCTACCATATCCAGAGTAAGAAGTACAATTTTAATACCGCGAGTAAGCCCTTTTTTGTAAATGATCTTGAGCATCCCTATACACATCCTGAAGATAAACCTTATAGATGGTTTAGAGGATATCAAACAGGTGGGCGCTCCTTAATTTGGGGACGGGGTGCCTATCGTTTTAGTGATCTTGATTTTGAGGCCAACCTAAAAGACGGGATGGGAGTGGACTGGCCAATAAGATATAAGGATTTAGAACCTTGGTATGATTATGTGGAACGTTTTATAGGGGTCTGCGGGTCAAAGGAAAATATTCATCATTTTCCAGATGGGCAATTCCTTCCTCCTTTTGAGATGAATCGGGCTGAAAAGGTAATAAAGCAAAGGCTAGAATCGCATTATAAGACCCGTAAACTAATACCGAATAGGGCTGCGCACCTTACCCAAGTAAAACCTGGTCAGTTTAAGGGGAGGTCGCAATGTATGACCCGTAATATGTGTCACACTGGATGTCCCTTCGGCGCCTATTTTAGTAGTAATAGTTCTACCCTTCCTGCAGCTCAGGATACGGGTAAAATGACATTGAAATCTAATTCTATCGTTATTTCCTTAATTTATAACGAAAGTAATAATCGTGTTTCTGGCGTTCGTGTCATGGATGGGAGTACCAAAGAAGTAACCGAATATTTTGCCAGAGTCGTATTCCTATGTGCATCTACCATAGCTTCTACGGGACTCTTACTAAATTCCAAATCGGAAAGTTTTCCCAATGGTTTGGGGAATTCAAGTGGAGTTTTGGGGCATTATTTAATGGATCATCATAAGAACATTTCTTCTTCGGGAACCCTTGAAGGCCATTTGGATAGTATATACAAAGGAAATAGGCCTACCTCGGTAGCACTTCCGAGATTTAGAAACGTAGACGGTAATAAAATGGATTTTCTAAGGGGATATGGTATGTGGGGATCGGCCCATAGAGTGGGTGTAAATCCAGATAAGGATGGGGTTGGAGTGGATTTTAAAAATTCTTTGGCCATTCCTGGACCATGGAAGATGTCTCTTTTAGCGTATGGGGAATGTTTGCCGTACTATGAGAATAAGGTGGAATTAGACCAAGAATTAACCGATCAATGGGGACTTCCTTTAATAAGAATATCAGCAGAATTTGGTGATAATGAAATGAAAATGCGCGAGGATATGAAAGAACAGGCGAAGGAGGTATTGGAAGTGGCGGGACTTAAAGAGGTTAAAGTCAGCGAAGGACCTAGTATTCAAGGAGATTCTGTACATGAAATGGGAACTGCTAGAATGGGACGGGATCCTAAAACTTCATTCCTTAATGCATATAACCAGAGCCATGACATTCCAAATCTTTTCGTGACCGATGGTTCCTGTATGAGCTCTTCTAGTTATATGAGTCCATCCCTTACTTATATGGCTTTAACCGCAAGGGCTTGCGATTATGCAGTAAAACAAATGAAAGACAATATATTTTAA